One genomic window of Aricia agestis chromosome 7, ilAriAges1.1, whole genome shotgun sequence includes the following:
- the LOC121728845 gene encoding uncharacterized threonine-rich GPI-anchored glycoprotein PJ4664.02-like isoform X1 encodes MRKTSHDGVDTTSITSGIENEVKKSSTTGIIKMKKSSIKRKVPNFSHESDDGIIEPLLQSDKDKSETAPRSAKYLLSKTKTDSISENEDSIRMSEINITYFSASTPTTAADKVVTATNMNDAKDSNNVSTGVTTFRNHMNTNVFCVSEASKGKMSTKSPLLVELDAAKTTGYSPSLIFTTAKIHSDCKTKLMEPIQVTPVPIKSTTEKDVEVSGSINSNKANVAGNSIIEKLNNISNKNDKLNLESDIRNNSTSKAILNLTEKSTNHKSEEYIPKNAVGNNISIKTGTKNTTINISNAKTVSEDLNIKNMEQTKQMQNISKQIESKGEIIEKIVSDNGALSSGSIKSEQTSKEKGDKKLIVQGSKKLQRQKKATVDEPQDSISSANIIKDKTSSDDKPTVSQTRTTTVTSTVPSTIATAKSQSEEKYSLKSYNIANNTTSQPIENSKISSQVGSIPKPTDSKVQTPVSKNVTQQPIVGSKIPSPVISPPKATDDKIQSELTKNLTLQSITNSKMPSQGVTAPKSTDSKIQTPVSKIPTPTCPVSNIVTKSTSHTTASKTIHDTGSIKIANSNKKEVKLDTINKNESPFVNKSSAKEISPVATEKSSPVTKTLPPYIVSTSKAKTGAPVVTSATLKSEVSKSSSDSKSPVSSHLVKMTPATNPKTLTSSVSTPVTSGSALKSEPKKLATNSKSSVNSYLVKTTPVSSLKTATTLSTPVVTSATLKSEPSKSASDSKNTKSSYSVKTTPAASLKSTTTTVPTPATTSATLKPELKKSASDSKSSTNSYSIKTTPATSLKTSTTTALPTTSSSSQGTKQSGPVKQTKTNTEKQKDGGKV; translated from the exons ATGCGGAAG ACATCACACGATGGTGTCGACACTACGTCCATTACGAGTGGAATAGAGAACGAAGTAAAAAAGAGTAGTACAACGggaataataaaaatgaagaaaagTTCAATCAAACGAAAGGTTCCGAATTTTAGCCATGAATCTGATGACGGTATAATTGAACCGTTGCTCCAATCTGACAAAGACAAATCGGAAACTGCGCCTCGAAGTGCCAAATATTTATTGTCAAAAACAAAGACTGATTCGATAAGTGAAAACGAAGATTCAATTAGAATGTCGGAAATTAACATAACATATTTTTCCGCTTCGACGCCAACTACAGCAGCGGATAAAGTAGTAACTGCAACCAACATGAACGACGCAAAGGACTCCAATAATGTCTCAACTGGAGTGACCACTTTCCGCAACCATATGAACACAAATGTTTTTTGTGTATCTGAGGCGTCAAAGGGTAAGATGTCAACCAAAAGCCCCCTACTTGTAGAACTTGATGCTGCTAAAACTACTGGTTACAGCCCGAGTTTAATTTTTACTACAGCGAAGATTCACAGCGACTGTAAAACGAAACTTATGGAGCCAATTCAAGTCACTCCAGTACCTATTAAATCTACAACAGAGAAAGATGTTGAAGTGTCCGGTagtataaatagtaataaagcTAACGTTGCCGGTAACAGTATAAtcgaaaaattaaataatataagcaATAAAAATGACAAATTGAATCTTGAATCAGACATACGTAATAATTCTACCTCTAAAGCTATTTTGAATCTTACAGAAAAGTCtacaaatcataaaagtgaagaatatatacctaaaaatgcagtaggtaataatatttcaataaaaaccgGGACAAAAAATACCACTATAAATATTTCGAATGCCAAAACAGTTTCcgaagatttaaatattaaaaatatggaacaaacaaaacaaatgcAAAATATATCAAAACAGATAGAGTCAAAAGGagaaataatagaaaaaattgtttcagaTAATGGTGCTTTATCTTCAGGCTCTATCAAATCAGAGCAAACCAGCAAAGAAAAAGGTGACAAAAAACTTATAGTTCAAGGCAGTAAAAAATTGCAGAGGCAGAAAAAGGCAACAGTCGACGAACCACAGGACTCTATATCAtcagctaatattataaaagataagACAAGCTCTGATGATAAACCAACTGTTTCACAAACAAGAACTACAACAGTCACCTCGACAGTTCCGTCAACGATAGCAACAGCCAAATCACAGAGTGAggaaaaatatagtttaaaaagttataacatTGCAAATAATACTACATCACAGCCTAtagaaaatagtaaaatatccAGTCAAGTAGGATCAATACCAAAACCCACCGATAGTAAAGTTCAAACGCCAGTTTCTAAAAACGTTACACAACAACCAATAGTAGGTAGCAAAATACCAAGCCCAGTAATATCACCACCGAAAGCTACCGACGATAAAATTCAATCAGAACTTACTAAAAACTTAACACTACAATCAATAACAAATAGTAAAATGCCTAGTCAAGGGGTGACAGCACCAAAATCTACTGACAGTAAAATTCAAACCCCAGTTTCTAAGATACCAACTCCTACTTGTCCTGTCAGTAATATAGTAACAAAATCAACATCTCATACAACCGCTTCTAAAACAATACACGATACTGGTTCAATAAAAATTGCTAATTCAAACAAAAAAGAAGTAAAGCTTGATACAATTAATAAGAATGAGTCGccttttgtaaataaatcaagtgCCAAAGAAATTTCACCAGTTGCAACAGAGAAAAGTTCTCCCGTAACTAAAACACTGCCTCCGTATATTGTATCCACTTCTAAGGCGAAAACGGGAGCACCAGTGGTTACTAGTGCTACATTAAAATCCGAAGTTAGTAAATCATCAAGCGATTCAAAAAGTCCAGTTAGCTCACATTTAGTAAAAATGACACCAGCTACTAACCCAAAAACTCTAACTAGTTCTGTGTCAACGCCAGTAACTTCTGGTTCAGCGTTAAAATCGGAACCCAAAAAATTGGCAACCAATTCTAAAAGTTCAGTTAACTCATACTTAGTTAAAACAACACCAGTTTCTAGCCTTAAAACAGCCACTACACTATCTACACCCGTAGTCACTAGTGCCACATTAAAATCGGAACCGTCTAAATCGGCAAGCGActctaaaaatacaaaaagttcaTATTCAGTAAAAACAACACCAGCAGCTAGCCTTAAATCTACAACAACTACGGTACCAACACCAGCGACCACTAGTGCTACATTAAAACCTGAACTCAAAAAATCGGCAAGCGATTCAAAAAGTTCGACAAACTCATACTCAATAAAAACTACGCCAGCAACAAGCCTTAAAACTTCAACAACTACTGCACTACCAACTACGTCATCATCGAGCCAAGGTACAAAACAATCGGGTCCGGTCAAACAAACGAAAACGAACACAGAAAAGCAAAAGGATGGAGGGAAAGTTTAG